A genome region from Trichoderma asperellum chromosome 7, complete sequence includes the following:
- a CDS encoding uncharacterized protein (EggNog:ENOG41) translates to MSIMAPPEVATTIRYRPLDRSGNEVRLLELQPPTTNDISERVVCRLVHEKLSDASNFIGLSALYGDINATETILLNGASITIPVHLAQALQYMRVVFLAASLPTPDASTTDLPGPASMPPPLPTPPKKAPGWLRSLLKGVRQMLAEPGAPKGGTPPLRIWLDLLCINQRDAREEAERRSHMAKAYHHAKMVVGWLGLKDSTSDLAIEIIKAWDKAMPRTFGEPGDREAHPENYAPIMKWMAPVAHLSDIPEGIKDPRDVPAYVAISGFLNRPYFRNSWILDDMSKARFPAFLLGDDIVSWMQILRLNRANEEIRDNGAEMFPDELRPLLEYLPLGSVYAFLKDFDNRQRLEGGTPAMLTATSSIRSSSSMTGIRTRSRQ, encoded by the coding sequence ATGTCAATCATGGCCCCGCCCGAAGTTGCAACGACGATTCGGTACCGCCCACTGGACCGGTCCGGAAACGAGGTGCGCTTGCTCGAGCTGCAGCCGCCGACGACCAACGACATCAGCGAACGCGTCGTGTGCCGTCTGGTGCACGAGAAGCTAAGCGATGCGTCCAACTTCATCGGCCTCTCGGCACTATACGGTGATATCAACGCCACCGAGACGATCCTCCTAAACGGCGCCAGCATAACTATTCCAGTCCACCTCGCCCAGGCGCTGCAGTACATGCGAGTCGTGTTCCTGGCGGCTTCGCTCCCAACTCCTGATGCTTCGACCACTGATCTCCCGGGCCCGGCGTCGATGCCACCGCCGCTGCCCACGCCGCCAAAGAAGGCCCCTGGCTGGCTGCGGTCTCTCCTGAAGGGCGTTCGACAGATGCTCGCTGAGCCAGGCGCGCCGAAAGGAGGCACACCGCCTCTACGGATATGGCTCGATCTCCTATGTATCAACCAACGAGACGCGCGTGAGGAGGCCGAAAGGCGGTCACACATGGCGAAGGCGTACCACCACGCCAAGATGGTGGTTGGCTGGCTGGGGCTCAAGGACTCGACGTCTGACCTCGCTATTGAGATCATCAAAGCGTGGGACAAGGCGATGCCTCGCACGTTTGGCGAGCCGGGCGACCGCGAGGCCCATCCCGAGAACTATGCCCCTATTATGAAGTGGATGGCCCCGGTGGCGCACCTAAGCGACATTCCCGAAGGCATCAAAGACCCTCGGGACGTGCCGGCCTACGTGGCCATCTCTGGATTCCTCAACCGACCATACTTTCGCAACTCTTGGATCCTCGACGACATGTCCAAGGCGCGGTTCCCAGCCTTTTTGCTGGGCGACGACATCGTGTCTTGGATGCAGATCCTGCGGCTCAATCGCGCCAACGAAGAGATTAGAGACAATGGGGCCGAAATGTTTCCCGACGAACTTCGACCGCTGCTGGAGTATCTGCCGCTGGGCAGCGTATACGCCTTCTTGAAGGACTTTGACAATCGGCAGAGGCTGGAGGGCGGTACGCCGGCGATGCTTACCGCCACAAGCTCTATTAGAAGCTCGTCATCGATGACGGGCATACGGACAAGGTCAAGgcaataa
- a CDS encoding uncharacterized protein (EggNog:ENOG41), which yields MVFSLCRFEPRQGYWSDFDLKGIKIKVKSLKKGTFQDGSDQIPPYFWAKGFRNRVRRILGRKPRKHSFPIHTGYSEARALVGDGTVPELAALSDQARGIIAEIFGDIGDVPESSSLNEKQSLSSIESGPRIVQLKLSADLQSWKDSQHAAGNILPPKGTGLKPASDIALKNLGASDWPEAMKTNNAIFGCGIASLLMGAADARTMFSNYVTDMAFYYEHGYNYVFPTLEPLLQRGLEDPHALRTPGGRERRDAVSLGKQYIQGKIALEKRHVKNLTYRSARLDRRSAQIVSLSESSLLGMAAEAIARGFDPAGVMADLVFSSPGTDVVDVGCDLVNSEVMNSFLNVTDITETGVVSEEVLHKIYDAYAAASARMLTQRWHEPVARMCAALYTWHIQNDRHLFFRRALLGWSKARKTPAQPQFEADFDEVFDKQYRTTGFSRPLDPKYACNGKDTCDHVDHFLDRNQDKPVLRELWEFLVTGPLEYIRAGQIDEQREYELVEGSRVRMAELFSRGQILEMVWIIAHANHHAWQVNYLFEAAMFGSILDGGKLAGKLDRADEK from the coding sequence ATGGTGTTCTCTTTGTGTCGGTTTGAGCCCCGTCAGGGCTACTGGAGCGACTTTGATCTCAAAGGAATCAAGATCAAGGTCAAGTCACTAAAGAAAGGCACTTTCCAGGACGGCTCAGATCAAATTCCTCCGTATTTCTGGGCCAAGGGTTTCAGAAATCGAGTAAGAAGAATACTAGGCCGTAAGCCGAGAAAGCATTCTTTCCCCATCCATACCGGCTATTCCGAAGCAAGAGCCTTGGTCGGCGATGGAACTGTGCCAGAATTAGCAGCCCTCTCTGACCAAGCCCGGGGCATCATCGCTGAGATCTTCGGGGACATTGGAGATGTGCCAGAAAGTTCATCTCTAAACGAAAAACAATCATTATCCTCTATCGAGTCAGGACCCCGGATAGTTCAATTGAAACTATCCGCCGACCTCCAGAGCTGGAAAGATAGTCAGCATGCAGCTGGCAACATCTTGCCACCCAAGGGCACCGGACTGAAGCCGGCTTCGGACATTGCTCTCAAGAACCTCGGAGCATCAGACTGGCCGGAGGCAATGAAGACGAACAATGCCATATTCGGCTGCGGCATTGCCAGTCTGCTAATGGGCGCTGCTGACGCGCGAACTATGTTCTCCAACTATGTCACTGACATGGCCTTTTACTACGAGCACGGTTACAACTACGTCTTTCCGACGTTAGAACCGCTTCTGCAGAGAGGCTTGGAAGATCCACATGCGCTACGCACTCCTGGAGGGCGCGAGCGTCGAGACGCCGTCTCTCTCGGCAAGCAATACATCCAAGGCAAGATTGCACTGGAGAAGCGGCACGTGAAGAATTTGACGTATCGGTCAGCACGACTAGATCGGCGTTCTGCACAAATTGTTTCTCTGTCAGAGAGCAGCTTGCTCGGCATGGCAGCCGAGGCGATAGCACGAGGCTTTGATCCAGCTGGCGTTATGGCTGATCTTGTCTTCAGCTCCCCAGGCACTGACGTTGTCGATGTTGGATGCGACCTGGTGAATTCAGAGGTCATGAACTCCTTCCTGAATGTGACAGACATCACAGAGACAGGTGTCGTAAGCGAAGAGGTTCTGCACAAGATATATGATGCCTACGCTGCAGCAAGCGCCAGGATGCTGACCCAGAGGTGGCATGAGCCAGTCGCCAGAATGTGTGCTGCTTTGTATACATGGCATATCCAGAATGACCGGCACTTGTTCTTCCGTCGCGCCCTTCTGGGCTGGTCCAAAGCCCGAAAGACACCCGCTCAGCCTCAGTTTGAGGCGGACTTCGACGAGGTATTTGACAAGCAGTACCGCACAACTGGCTTCAGCAGGCCGCTTGATCCCAAATACGCATGCAACGGCAAAGACACATGCGACCACGTCGACCATTTCCTTGATCGCAACCAAGATAAGCCAGTACTACGGGAACTCTGGGAGTTTCTCGTCACGGGTCCACTGGAGTATATTAGAGCGGGCCAGATCGATGAGCAGCGTGAATACGAACTTGTTGAAGGCTCAAGAGTGCGAATGGCCGAGCTTTTCTCTCGCGGTCAGATCCTCGAGATGGTTTGGATTATCGCTCACGCGAATCACCACGCCTGGCAGGTCAACTATTTGTTTGAAGCCGCCATGTTTGGCAGCATCCTTGACGGAGGCAAATTGGCCGGCAAGCTGGACAGGGCAGACGAGAAGTAG
- a CDS encoding uncharacterized protein (TransMembrane:11 (o12-32i102-124o130-153i174-192o204-225i245-262o268-284i296-315o321-341i362-382o407-436i)), whose protein sequence is MAWDNLDITKPHLVYIILGGFTSLFMLCSSIIKERMYIGEATVATLCGVIFGPHAANLINPQSWGNVDTITVEFSRIVLVVQCFAVGVELPKFYMEKHWRSVVFLLVPVMAVGWLLVSLFVWWMMPSLNWLDSLVVAACVTATDPVLASSVVGKGKFAKRVPKHLRDLLSAESGCNDGMAFPFIYLSLYLIQYNRDAGEVSFHFIVYVILYECIFGAFYGFMIGYIARRGIRFAEEHDFIDRESFLVFYFALSLFCAGSGSILGVDDLLVGFAAGVGFSNDGWFGEKTEESHVSNVIDLLLNLAYFVYFGTIIPWEQYNNGFLGMEVWRLVVIAIFVILFRRIPIMMMLKPFIPDIKNWREALFAGHFGPIGVGAIFVAILARSELEHDEPVPLSELPPPNTAHFNLIYLVWPIVTFLVISSILVHGSSVAVFTLGKRINTLTLTMSYTAAPDDGPSWMNRLPRISSQSRSQARTMSDASLDDYKVPDFPPGTIPPPGQFLRRQREKEDDTNGRSSSRPSSLSGRRRKHKKWDDGLGPGGPISQSAIFPNRPAVASPPPDRETPPAEARDSNFSGDSPTEVDIEKSDDVEEERGRRRTSEHSTRAPHVNVYEEGEHLVFENEDGEVIDTRAAPHGAGDGEEGTQLPALAGRQQPKPEAEPFHWTMSGIRRKVTDLYSSELEKRKEKDKSHRRHEPARAYQFGNTIIVEDEDGEVVKTYELPPQKPSGQDGTRINNSLKYFGLGALARQPDKSAESAAEEGKAGESSAAGAAAAAAASAASAATTAATSAAASLAKPVFKPGWTTGFGVLGGGEGRRKSVAQQEDSDDDRQIRFTIGGVGRRMTKDDFIREVQKLDVGTRKEVVDQSTASNALKEVARQDLSHRRTNRPSNIPEIVEPEPSTASGSTSASTSVSPTPQHSARNSESLSPRRQSDAPRGRRNNALHPSELQGETAVERSRRLAALGGQQSEMEGSGSRTSQSQRREIAGETPAERRRREAALGMGGAAAAEDSDSDDEGTPRVPPARRGIRFAEQPSRQK, encoded by the exons ATGGCGTGGGACAACCTCGACATCACCAAGCCGCACTTGGTGTACATCATCCTGGGCGGCTTCACCTCGCTCTTCATGCTGTGCTCGTCCATCATCAAGGAGCGCATGTACATTGGCGAGGCCACCGTCGCCACGCTCTGCGGCGTCATCTTCGGGCCCCATGCCGCCAATCTGATCAACCCCCAGTCCTGGGGCAATGTCGACACCATCACCGTCGAGTTCTCGCGCATCGTCCTGGTCGTCCAGTGCTTCGCCGTCGGCGTCGAGTTGCCCAAGTTCTACATGGAAAAGCATTGGCGCTCCGTCGTCTTCCTGCTGGTGCCCGTCATGGCCGTGGGCTGGCTGCTGGTCAGCCTCTTCGTCTGGTGGATGATGCCCTCGCTCAACTGGCTTGATTCGCTCGTCGTGGCCGCCTGCGTTACTGCTACCGACCCCGTCCTGGCCTCGTCCGTCGTCGGAAAGGGCAAATTCGCCAAGCGCGTGCCCAAGCACTTGCGAGATCTGCTGTCCGCCGAGTCTGGCTGCAACGACGGCATGGCCTTTCCATTCATCTACCTCTCACTCTACCTGATCCAGTATAACCGCGACGCCGGCGAGGTTAGCTTCCACTTCATCGTCTACGTTATTCTGTACGAGTGCATCTTTGGTGCCTTCTACGGCTTCATGATTGGCTACATTGCACGCCGCGGAATTCGCTTCGCCGAAGAGCACGACTTCATCGATCGCGAGAGCTTCCTCGTCTTTTACTTtgccctctctctcttctgcgcCGGTTCGGGTAGTATCCTCGGCGTGGACGATCTGCTTGTGGGCTTTGCCGCCGGAGTCGGGTTCTCTAACGACGGCTGGTTCGGCGAAAAGACGGAGGAGTCACACGTTTCCAACGTCATCGACTTGCTTCTCAACTTGGCCTATTTCGTCTACTTTGGCACAATCATCCCCTGGGAGCAGTACAACAATGGTTTCCTGGGCATGGAGGTGTGGCGTCTCGTGGTCATTGCCATCTTTGTCATCCTGTTCCGCCGCATCCCCATCATGATGATGCTCAAGCCCTTTATACCAGACATAAAAAACTGGCGAGAGGCCCTCTTCGCAGGCCACTTTGGCCCAATCGGCGTCGgagccatcttcgtcgccatTCTCGCGCGGTCTGAGCTGGAGCACGACGAGCCCGTGCCGCTATCGGAGCTGCCGCCACCCAATACGGCGCATTTCAACCTCATCTACCTTGTCTGGCCAATCGTCACCTTCCTGGTTATCTCATCCATTCTGGTCCATGGTTCTTCGGTTGCCGTCTTTACGCTCGGCAAGCGTATCAATACTTTGACGCTAACCATGTCCTACACCGCCGCCCCTGACGATGGGCCGTCATGGATGAATCGACTGCCAAGGATCTCATCCCAGTCTAGATCCCAGGCGCGCACCATGTCAGATGCGTCCTTGGATGATTACAAGGTGCCCGACTTCCCCCCCGGCACTATACCCCCACCCGGACAATTCCTCCGTCGACagcgagagaaagaagacgacaCCAATGGCCGCTCAAGCAGCCGTCCCTCGTCATTGTCGggcaggagaagaaagcacaAAAAGTGGGACGACGGCCTTGGGCCTGGTGGCCCCATCAGCCAGTCGGCCATCTTCCCCAACCGTCCTGCTGTGGCATCACCTCCACCCGACAGAGAGACGCCGCCTGCGGAGGCCAGAGACTCCAACTTCTCTGGTGACAGCCCTACAGAGGTTGATATTGAGAAATCGGATGATGTAGAGGAAGAGCGCGGCCGCCGCAGGACAAGCGAGCACAGCACCCGGGCGCCGCACGTTAATGTTTATGAGGAAGGAGAACATCTTGTCTTTGAAAATGAGGATGGTGAAGTTATCGATACTCGGGCGGCCCCTCATGGAGCtggtgatggagaagaagggacACAACTCCCGGCGCTCGCCGGTCGGCAGCAACCCAAGCCTGAGGCAGAGCCGTTCCATTGGACGATGAGTGGCATCCGACGCAAAGTGACGGATCTGTATAGCTCCGAGTTGGAgaagcgaaaagaaaaggataagTCCCACCGACGACATGAACCTGCCCGAGCCTATCAGTTTGGCAATACG ATTATCGTCGAAGATGAGGACGGAGAGGTCGTCAAGACTTATGAACTTCCCCCGCAAAAACCTTCTGGCCAGGATGGTACCCGGATTAATAACAGTCTCAAGTACTTTGGCCTCGGCGCTCTTGCGCGCCAACCCGACAAGTCTGCTGAGTCTGCCGCCGAAGAAGGCAAGGCAGGGGAAtcatctgctgctggtgcggccgctgccgctgccgcatCTGCCGCATCTGCGGCCACGACTGCTGCTACGTCTGCAGCTGCGTCATTAGCCAAACCCGTATTCAAGCCTGGTTGGACCACTGGCTTTGGTGTCCtcggcggtggtgagggCCGTAGGAAGAGCGTGGCGCAACAGGAAGACTCGGACGACGACAGACAGATTCGCTTCACAATCGGAGGAGTGGGACGACGCATGACCAAGGACGACTTCATCCGAGAGGTGCAGAAGCTGGACGTTGGCACGCGCAAGGAAGTTGTAGACCAGTCGACCGCTTCCAACGCGCTCAAAGAGGTGGCTCGCCAGGATTTGTCACACAGAAGAACCAACCGCCCATCGAACATACCCGAGATTGTCGAGCCCGAACCCAGTACCGCTTCTGGGTCAACCTCGGCTTCCACTTCAGTGTCTCCTACTCCTCAACATAGCGCCCGAAACTCTGAATCTTTGTCCCCTAGACGGCAAAGCGACGCTCCCCGAGGCCGTCGCAACAACGCTTTGCATCCTTCCGAGCTTCAGGGCGAAACTGCCGTTGAACGGAGTCGCCGTCTCGCAGCGCTGGGGGGCCAGCAGAGTGAGATGgaaggcagcggcagcagaacAAGCCAGTCGCAAAGGCGTGAAATTGCAGGCGAAACACCGGCTGAGCGAAGGCGACGTGAAGCAGCCCTGGGAATGGGTGGTGCGGCAGCTGCTGAGGATAGCGACTCAGATGACGAGGGCACGCCTCGAGTGCCACCAGCCCGAAGGGGTATTCGCTTTGCGGAGCAACCGAGCAGACAAAAATAA